From a region of the Methanolobus tindarius DSM 2278 genome:
- a CDS encoding CheF family chemotaxis protein: MEYSEVELDFIVGIPQLVTNITISDSQWTRGKVGISEQELWLSNGDDWDTIPLKSIELVNRKLPKTIENRIMASSRHSHYIVVDYKKLSMFGTGYVTSSMIFTGDKNDIEKIKSYLLSYLGFSADAEYEQLSPEQVRLLFLLSSGISDMDVLLPIFDKDKILLKHAFAVLKKKKFVDEFALVTPKGFAMVEDLKGKGEGTIGKDLSKSFKQIAKSWSNTTSFKATENMNKVSWKYDISSLIGHVNTEHLWKFLPLKHLEKVSIEISESGSNLKMNTEHDVEVTLDSIEDTITFALFDILNSEYNSVYKLVNAIYIGVKDKKDLAYLCSIEPFAVSSKLEYMVQTELIEDDLTLTPKAIKMIRDNMSSKLTDSSLTGFVESDRLREFEMEYAKKKMMDKLL, encoded by the coding sequence ATGGAATACTCTGAAGTTGAACTTGACTTTATAGTGGGTATTCCTCAGCTTGTTACTAATATAACTATTTCTGATTCTCAGTGGACACGCGGTAAAGTAGGCATAAGTGAGCAGGAATTGTGGCTTTCAAATGGAGACGATTGGGACACTATTCCTTTAAAATCAATAGAACTTGTAAACCGGAAACTGCCAAAAACCATAGAAAACAGGATAATGGCTTCCAGTCGTCATTCTCATTATATTGTCGTGGATTACAAAAAACTCTCAATGTTTGGTACAGGTTATGTGACTTCTTCTATGATCTTTACCGGAGACAAAAATGATATTGAAAAAATAAAATCCTATCTGCTTTCATATCTGGGTTTCAGCGCAGATGCAGAATATGAGCAACTAAGTCCTGAACAGGTAAGATTATTGTTCCTGCTTTCTTCAGGAATAAGCGATATGGATGTACTCCTTCCTATTTTCGATAAGGATAAGATTCTTTTGAAACATGCATTCGCAGTACTTAAAAAGAAAAAATTTGTTGATGAATTTGCTCTTGTCACTCCCAAAGGATTTGCAATGGTTGAAGATCTTAAAGGGAAAGGCGAAGGTACCATTGGAAAAGATCTTAGCAAATCTTTCAAGCAGATAGCAAAAAGCTGGAGCAACACTACAAGTTTCAAGGCTACTGAAAATATGAACAAAGTTTCCTGGAAATATGATATTTCTTCATTGATAGGTCATGTGAATACCGAACATCTCTGGAAATTTCTTCCACTGAAACACCTGGAAAAAGTCAGCATTGAAATTTCAGAGTCAGGTTCAAATCTGAAAATGAACACTGAGCATGATGTTGAAGTTACTCTTGACTCTATTGAAGATACAATTACTTTTGCTCTTTTTGATATTCTGAATAGTGAATATAATTCTGTATATAAACTTGTCAATGCTATTTATATTGGAGTTAAAGATAAAAAAGATCTGGCTTACCTGTGTTCCATTGAACCTTTTGCTGTATCTTCAAAACTTGAATATATGGTGCAGACAGAACTTATTGAAGATGATCTTACCCTGACCCCCAAGGCAATTAAGATGATAAGAGACAACATGAGTTCGAAATTAACAGATTCTTCTTTGACCGGTTTTGTGGAATCTGACAGGCTCAGGGAATTTGAAATGGAATATGCTAAGAAAAAGATGATGGATAAATTATTGTGA